Proteins encoded by one window of Enterococcus faecalis:
- a CDS encoding restriction endonuclease subunit S yields MSGGASIKPTDYLEDGIRTIPKGAVNATGIADLSGSKYISEDFFEKNITSHVHTNNLVTSLRDLVPSAPNMGRIVRIEGDEEQFLMPQGVYKLELFEGMDGDFLISFSNSDKYRKIISAEKNGSTQVHIRNGEFLNIDINLPSKYEQKKIGAFFKQLDDTITLHQRKLEQLKELKKTYLQVMFPRKDERVPKLRFADFEGEWAQRKLGEISTHRSGTAIERYFTEDGKYKVISIGSYGTDSKYVDQGIRAISNEITNARVVHKGELTMVLNDKTSDGAIIGRSLLIESEEEYVINQRTEIISPKDDFNVNFAYTTLNNTFRQKVKKIVQGGTQIYVNYPAVKNLMLDFPSYKEQTKIGTFFKQFDDTITLHQNKLDQLKTLKKTYLQNMFI; encoded by the coding sequence TTGTCTGGTGGTGCATCTATCAAACCAACAGACTATCTCGAAGATGGGATTCGTACGATTCCAAAGGGAGCTGTTAATGCAACTGGGATTGCAGATTTATCTGGCAGCAAATACATTAGTGAAGACTTCTTTGAAAAGAATATAACTAGCCACGTTCACACAAACAATCTCGTAACTTCTTTAAGAGACCTAGTTCCATCGGCTCCGAATATGGGGAGAATCGTTCGTATTGAAGGAGATGAAGAACAATTTTTGATGCCACAAGGTGTGTATAAATTGGAGTTATTTGAAGGCATGGATGGAGATTTTCTTATCTCATTCTCCAATAGCGATAAGTATAGAAAGATCATTTCAGCAGAAAAAAACGGCTCAACGCAAGTCCATATTCGTAATGGAGAGTTTCTAAATATTGATATTAATCTTCCTTCAAAGTATGAGCAAAAAAAAATTGGTGCTTTCTTCAAACAACTAGATGATACTATCACTCTTCATCAGCGTAAATTAGAACAGCTAAAAGAGTTGAAGAAAACATATCTGCAAGTAATGTTCCCAAGAAAAGATGAACGAGTGCCGAAGTTACGGTTTGCTGATTTTGAGGGGGAGTGGGCGCAGCGTAAGTTAGGGGAAATATCTACTCACCGTAGTGGAACAGCAATCGAAAGGTACTTTACTGAAGATGGAAAGTATAAGGTTATTTCTATTGGAAGTTATGGAACTGATAGTAAATATGTTGATCAAGGTATTAGAGCTATATCAAATGAGATAACGAATGCTAGAGTAGTTCATAAAGGTGAACTGACAATGGTGCTTAATGATAAAACATCAGATGGAGCAATTATAGGCCGATCATTGCTTATAGAAAGTGAAGAAGAATATGTGATCAATCAACGTACTGAGATTATTTCCCCAAAGGATGATTTTAATGTTAATTTTGCATATACGACTTTAAATAATACGTTTCGTCAAAAGGTAAAAAAAATTGTACAAGGCGGAACACAAATTTATGTAAACTATCCAGCTGTAAAAAATCTAATGTTAGACTTTCCAAGCTATAAAGAACAAACAAAAATTGGAACTTTTTTCAAACAGTTCGACGATACAATCACACTTCATCAAAATAAATTAGACCAATTAAAAACTTTGAAAAAGACTTACCTTCAAAACATGTTCATCTAA